A window of the Cannabis sativa cultivar Pink pepper isolate KNU-18-1 chromosome X, ASM2916894v1, whole genome shotgun sequence genome harbors these coding sequences:
- the LOC115698548 gene encoding synaptotagmin-2 encodes MGILSAIMGIFGFGVGTSIGLVIGYYLFIYFQPTDVKDPVIQPLGEQDSKTFQGLLSLIPLWVKMPDYDRVDWLNRFIEIMWPYLDKAICKTAQTIAKPIIEEQIPKYKIDSVEFEALTLGSLPPTFQGMKVYVTDEKELIMEPALRWAGNPNIMVAVKAFGLRATVQVVDLQVFALPRVTLKPLVPQFPCFAKILVSLMEKPHVDFGLKVLGADAMSIPGLYGFVQEMIKDQVAKMYLWPKALEVQIMDPTKAARRPVGILNVKVVRALKLKKKDFLGGADPYVKLKLTEDVLPGKKTTVKHKSLSPEWNEEFNMVIKDPQTQALEIMVYDWEQVGKHDKMGLNTVPLKDLTPDESKVLTLDLLKNMNEDDAQNDKFRGQIVLEMTYKPFKEDEMPDNVEDSNDVQKAPEGTPAGGGLLVIIVHEAEDVEGKYHTNPYARLLFRGEERKTKYVKKNRDPRWDEEFQFPLDEPPTNDKLHVEVVSVSSRMGLLHPKEVLGYVDIKLADVVSNRRINEKYHLIDSKNGKIQIELQWRTS; translated from the exons ATGGGTATTTTGAGTGCTATAATGGGCATTTTTGGTTTTGGAGTGGGAACTTCAATTGGGCTTGTGATCGGCTACTACTTGTTCATATACTTTCAGCCAACTGATGTCAAG GATCCTGTTATTCAGCCTCTGGGGGAGCAAGATTCCAAAACTTTTCAAGGGTTACTTTCATTGATACCACTTTGGGTCAAAATGCCTGATTATGATCGA GTTGACTGGCTGAACAGGTTTATTGAAATCATGTGGCCTTATCTGGACAAG GCCATCTGCAAAACCGCACAGACTATAGCCAAGCCCATTATTGAAGAACAGATTCCAAAATACAAAATTGATTCTGTTGAATTCGAGGCACTTACCTTGGGCTCCCTACCACCTACATTTCAAG GAATGAAAGTGTATGTAACTGATGAAAAGGAGTTGATAATGGAACCAGCATTAAGATGGGCTGGAAATCCTAACATCATGGTTGCTGTTAAAGCATTTGGTTTGAGAGCCACAGTTCAG GTTGTTGATCTGCAAGTATTTGCTCTTCCACGTGTTACCCTGAAGCCTTTGGTTCCACAATTTCCTTGTTTTGCGAAAATACTTGTTTCCCTTATGGAGAAG CCACATGTTGACTTTGGATTAAAAGTACTTGGTGCAGATGCTATGTCCATTCCTGGCCTCTATGGGTTTGTCCAG GAGATGATTAAAGATCAAGTTGCAAAAATGTATCTATGGCCCAAAGCTCTAGAAGTGCAAATTATGGATCCAACgaa AGCTGCAAGGAGACCTGTTGGAATTCTGAATGTAAAAGTTGTGAGAGCCTTGAAACTTAAAAAGAAAGACTTTTTGGGGGGAGCAGATCCTTATGTTAAACTTAAGTTAACTGAGGATGTGCTTCCTGGAAAGAAAACTACGGTGAAGCACAAATCTTTGAGTCCCGAATGGAACGAGGAATTTAACATGGTTATCAAAGACCCCCAAACTCAAGCATTAGAGATAATGGTTTATGACTGGGAACAG GTTGGGAAGCATGATAAGATGGGTTTGAATACCGTTCCATTGAAAGACCTCACGCCGGATGAGTCTAAGGTTCTCACATTGGATCTACTTAAAAACATGAACGAAGATGATGCTCAGAACGACAAGTTTCGTGGGCAGATTGTTTTGGAGATGACATACAAACCTTTCAAGGAAGATGAAATGCCTGATAATGTTGAAGATTCAAATGATGTACAAAAGGCACCTGAAGGAACACCTGCAGGTGGTGGTTTACTTGTAATTATAGTTCATGAAGCTGAAGATGTTGAAGGAAAGTACCACACCAATCCATATGCCAGATTGCTTTTCAGAGGAGAGGAAAGAAAAACTAAG TATGTGAAGAAGAACCGGGATCCAAGATGGGATGAAGAGTTTCAGTTTCCACTGGATGAACCTCCTACCAATGATAAGCTTCATGTTGAAGTTGTTAGTGTTTCTTCAAGAATGGGTTTGCTCCATCCCAAg GAAGTTCTGGGGTATGTGGATATAAAACTAGCTGATGTGGTTAGCAACAGAAGAATTAATGAGAAGTACCATCTCATTGATTCCAAGAATGGAAAGATACAAATTGAACTGCAATGGAGGACCTCTTAA
- the LOC133032678 gene encoding uncharacterized protein LOC133032678, translated as MHEILYEELDINILVYELKVEVCYMYMKDNKIQLKVLVKDSQVKLFLRMKAKVSVENLLPLFVTKVKRHVILGPTLPTIPPRSIVGTFVPEADSEVDLNEQAPTNIDEDMADNTFDEFDAPFYNNDPVVDLNKDGDVKLQVDEVVEVPTLRLKLPLRNYKVFECLHNLYICFEIWNNIDWKR; from the coding sequence ATGCATGAAATTTTGTATGAAGAGTTGGATATAAACATTCTTGTGTATGAACTAAAAGTAGAGGTGTGTTACATGTACATGAAAGACAATAAGATACAGTTGAAGGTTTTAGTGAAAGATAGTCAAGTAAAATTGTTCTTAAGAATGAAGGCAAAAGTGAGTGTGGAGAACTTGTTGCCACTGTTTGTGACTAAGGTTAAGAGGCATGTAATTTTAGGACCTACTCTGCCAACTATCCCTCCACGAAGTATTGTTGGTACTTTTGTCCCAGAAGCAGATTCAGAGGTAGATTTGAATGAGCAAGCCCCTACTAATATAGATGAGGACATGGCTGACAATACATTTGATGAGTTTGATGCTCCCTTTTATAATAATGATCCTGTGGTAGATTTAAACAAGGATGGTGATGTGAAGTTACAAGTTGATGAAGTTGTAGAGGTACCTACTTTGAGATTAAAACTACCTCTAAGGAACTACAAAGTGTTTGAATGTTTACACAACTTGTATATATGCTTCGAAATATGGAACAACATAGATTGGAAAAGATGA